In a single window of the Neodiprion virginianus isolate iyNeoVirg1 chromosome 1, iyNeoVirg1.1, whole genome shotgun sequence genome:
- the LOC124309170 gene encoding poly(ADP-ribose) glycohydrolase-like isoform X1, with protein MADTNKPISESVKISMEEDYQLSPDIFSDDNVEASNSSKADVKVSDRSTNEPEWKGISMDEIQKGLAKYGHEQMAPIVPAPRHTVLFVLPLTGEGPPKPYRSQQKDKWCPGYVRMPHSTHSLYPNKHTTGSSGFRQRWEVIQEALLRSFASTHQLEVAILSYNEKYALRWDFSALHYFFSEVIDEDETGLFYDDILPKIVQLALQLPALVTSPIPLLKRHTNVTLSLSQLQVGSLLANALLCTFPRRNSTNPQSEYAMYPEINFNRLFGAYEKERPDRSEAVMEKMKCIFHYFRRIIAKAPDGVITIQRRYVPKENCPRWNRQDIKLPHLHITSNGTIETEGAGLLQVDFANKYIGGGVLGWGCVQEEIRFVICPELMASMLVAEALDDTEALIITGVERYSNYEGYSDTFKWTGNFNDETPRDSSGRRRTSVVAIDALLFKQSHTQFTVTNIIRELNKAYAGFSSSEIPRDKLSAIATGNWGCGAFRGDPQLKVLLQLMAAAVAGRAMVYFTFGDVELRNKVAAMYWHLIERNISIGQLFGLLCDYHTSASKSNDSSLDFYHFLYKRSKIKPLTNYFDKINSNTTTKEQNTISYKSKSVKNDLNKFTNYTSSANVKEALEREQIEKWLDEDFFDEDFSNDLILDTNSGNSHVNSVIRSKKSALSVSKSEMKNNEASTEVVKNLADNDRKNENKDNGSESMPELSTPPIKLKNSRDLTSLLYPDDEITQDTRKVKKPRLSGLDLIGRRSHKPVEKQTLEELPISSNKVKNDSKEIKKTQKKISDFFS; from the exons ATGGCAGATACTAACAAACCCATATCAGAGAGCGTGAAGATTTCTATGGAAGAAGATTATCAACTGTCCCCCGATATCTTTTCAGACGATAATGTTGAAGCGTCAAACTCCAGCAAAG CTGATGTCAAAGTTTCAGATCGATCAACAAATGAGCCAGAATGGAAAGGAATTAGCATGGATGAGATTCAAAAAGGATTAGCAAAATATGGTCACGAGCAAATGGCTCCGATAGTTCCTGCTCCACGACACACAGTCCTTTTTGTA CTACCGCTCACCGGAGAAGGACCACCTAAGCCTTATCGTAGTCAACAAAAGGATAAATGGTGCCCAGGATACGTTAGGATGCCACACTCAACACACAGCTTATATCCAAATAAACAC ACAACTGGAAGCTCCGGTTTCAGGCAGAGATGGGAAGTAATTCAAGAGGCACTGCTTCGCAGCTTTGCATCCACTCATCAACTGGAAGTTGCCATATTAtcttataatgaaaaatatgctCTACGATGGGATTTTTCTGCTcttcattatttcttttccgAA GTCATAGATGAAGATGAAACGGGGCTTTTCTACGATGACATACTACCAAAAATAGTGCAGTTGGCACTCCAACTTCCAGCCCTAGTAACGAGCCCGATACCGCTTCTTAAGCGTCACACAAATGTCACTCTCAGCCTCAGTCAGTTACAAGTTGGCTCTTTGTTGGCTAATGCGTTGCTCTGCACTTTTCCGCGACGAAATTCAACAAATCCCCAATCTGAATATGCTATGTATCcggaaattaatttcaacag GCTGTTTGGTGcttatgaaaaagaaagaccTGACAGGTCGGAGGCTGTAATGGAGAaaatgaaatgtatttttcattattttcgaaGAATCATAGCTAAAG CCCCGGATGGTGTGATAACTATTCAACGACGATATGTCCCGAAGGAAAATTGTCCCCGATGGAATAGGCAAGATATTAAACTTCCACACCTTCATATAACAAGCAATGGCACAATCGAAACTGAAGGAGCTGGTCTTTTGCAAGTAGACTTTGCTAACAA gTATATTGGTGGTGGTGTTTTGGGGTGGGGCTGCGTCCAAGAGGAAATTAGATTTGTCATCTGTCCTGAACTAATGGCAAGCATGCTGGTTGCTGAAGCATTAGATGACACTGAGGCTCTCATAATTACCGGTGTTGAGCGTTACAGCAACTATGAAGGCTATAGCGATACTTTTAAATGGACTGGAAATTTTAATGATGAAACTCCACGAGATAGCAGTGGAAGACGACGTACTTCTGTCGTGGCTATTGATGCTTTGTTATTCAAACAGTCCCATACACAATTTACAGTTACAAACATAATTCGCGAGTTAAATAAG GCTTATGCTGGATTCAGTTCCTCTGAAATACCCAGAGACAAATTGTCCGCCATAGCTACTGGCAACTGGGGCTGTGGTGCTTTCAGAGGTGACCCGCAGCTGAAAGTGTTACTGCAGTTGATGGCAGCTGCCGTTGCAGGTCGAGCAATggtatattttacatttggTGATGTGGAGCTCAGAAATAAAGTAGCTGCCATGTATTGGCATCTGATTGAACGGAATATTAGCATTG GGCAACTGTTTGGTCTCCTCTGTGACTACCACACTTCTGCGTCGAAATCTAATGATTCGAGTCTggatttttaccattttttatataaacGGAGCAAAATAAAACCTCTGACAAATTACTTCGACAAAATAAACAGCAATACGACAACAAAAGAACAAAATACAATTTCTTACAAATCTAAGTCTGTCAAAAATGATCTaaacaaatttacaaattatacgTCGAGCGCAAACGTCAAAGAAGCCCTCGAACGCGAGCAAATAGAAAAATGGCTTGATGAGGATTTTTTTGATGAGGACTTCTCCAATGATTTGATATTAGATACAAATTCGGGTAATTCGCATGTTAACTCTGTAATTCGAAGTAAAAAAAGTGCATTGAGTGTCTCAAaatctgaaatgaaaaataatgaagccaGTACAGAAGTCGTTAAAAATCTGGCTGATAATGacagaaaaaatgaaaataaagacaACGGTAGTGAATCAATGCCGGAATTATCCACCCCACCAATCAAGCTGAAGAACTCGAGAGATTTAACAAGCTTGCTGTATCCCGATGATGAAATTACACAGGATACACGTAAAGTTAAAAAGCCGCGTTTATCTGGTCTTGACTTGATTGGTAGACGTAGCCACAAGCCAGTGGAAAAACAGACACTAGAAGAATTGCCAATATCGtcaaataaagtaaaaaatgattcgaaggaaattaagaaaacacagaaaaaaatttctgactTTTTTTCATAA
- the LOC124309170 gene encoding poly(ADP-ribose) glycohydrolase-like isoform X4, producing MDEIQKGLAKYGHEQMAPIVPAPRHTVLFVLPLTGEGPPKPYRSQQKDKWCPGYVRMPHSTHSLYPNKHTTGSSGFRQRWEVIQEALLRSFASTHQLEVAILSYNEKYALRWDFSALHYFFSEVIDEDETGLFYDDILPKIVQLALQLPALVTSPIPLLKRHTNVTLSLSQLQVGSLLANALLCTFPRRNSTNPQSEYAMYPEINFNRLFGAYEKERPDRSEAVMEKMKCIFHYFRRIIAKAPDGVITIQRRYVPKENCPRWNRQDIKLPHLHITSNGTIETEGAGLLQVDFANKYIGGGVLGWGCVQEEIRFVICPELMASMLVAEALDDTEALIITGVERYSNYEGYSDTFKWTGNFNDETPRDSSGRRRTSVVAIDALLFKQSHTQFTVTNIIRELNKAYAGFSSSEIPRDKLSAIATGNWGCGAFRGDPQLKVLLQLMAAAVAGRAMVYFTFGDVELRNKVAAMYWHLIERNISIGQLFGLLCDYHTSASKSNDSSLDFYHFLYKRSKIKPLTNYFDKINSNTTTKEQNTISYKSKSVKNDLNKFTNYTSSANVKEALEREQIEKWLDEDFFDEDFSNDLILDTNSGNSHVNSVIRSKKSALSVSKSEMKNNEASTEVVKNLADNDRKNENKDNGSESMPELSTPPIKLKNSRDLTSLLYPDDEITQDTRKVKKPRLSGLDLIGRRSHKPVEKQTLEELPISSNKVKNDSKEIKKTQKKISDFFS from the exons ATGGATGAGATTCAAAAAGGATTAGCAAAATATGGTCACGAGCAAATGGCTCCGATAGTTCCTGCTCCACGACACACAGTCCTTTTTGTA CTACCGCTCACCGGAGAAGGACCACCTAAGCCTTATCGTAGTCAACAAAAGGATAAATGGTGCCCAGGATACGTTAGGATGCCACACTCAACACACAGCTTATATCCAAATAAACAC ACAACTGGAAGCTCCGGTTTCAGGCAGAGATGGGAAGTAATTCAAGAGGCACTGCTTCGCAGCTTTGCATCCACTCATCAACTGGAAGTTGCCATATTAtcttataatgaaaaatatgctCTACGATGGGATTTTTCTGCTcttcattatttcttttccgAA GTCATAGATGAAGATGAAACGGGGCTTTTCTACGATGACATACTACCAAAAATAGTGCAGTTGGCACTCCAACTTCCAGCCCTAGTAACGAGCCCGATACCGCTTCTTAAGCGTCACACAAATGTCACTCTCAGCCTCAGTCAGTTACAAGTTGGCTCTTTGTTGGCTAATGCGTTGCTCTGCACTTTTCCGCGACGAAATTCAACAAATCCCCAATCTGAATATGCTATGTATCcggaaattaatttcaacag GCTGTTTGGTGcttatgaaaaagaaagaccTGACAGGTCGGAGGCTGTAATGGAGAaaatgaaatgtatttttcattattttcgaaGAATCATAGCTAAAG CCCCGGATGGTGTGATAACTATTCAACGACGATATGTCCCGAAGGAAAATTGTCCCCGATGGAATAGGCAAGATATTAAACTTCCACACCTTCATATAACAAGCAATGGCACAATCGAAACTGAAGGAGCTGGTCTTTTGCAAGTAGACTTTGCTAACAA gTATATTGGTGGTGGTGTTTTGGGGTGGGGCTGCGTCCAAGAGGAAATTAGATTTGTCATCTGTCCTGAACTAATGGCAAGCATGCTGGTTGCTGAAGCATTAGATGACACTGAGGCTCTCATAATTACCGGTGTTGAGCGTTACAGCAACTATGAAGGCTATAGCGATACTTTTAAATGGACTGGAAATTTTAATGATGAAACTCCACGAGATAGCAGTGGAAGACGACGTACTTCTGTCGTGGCTATTGATGCTTTGTTATTCAAACAGTCCCATACACAATTTACAGTTACAAACATAATTCGCGAGTTAAATAAG GCTTATGCTGGATTCAGTTCCTCTGAAATACCCAGAGACAAATTGTCCGCCATAGCTACTGGCAACTGGGGCTGTGGTGCTTTCAGAGGTGACCCGCAGCTGAAAGTGTTACTGCAGTTGATGGCAGCTGCCGTTGCAGGTCGAGCAATggtatattttacatttggTGATGTGGAGCTCAGAAATAAAGTAGCTGCCATGTATTGGCATCTGATTGAACGGAATATTAGCATTG GGCAACTGTTTGGTCTCCTCTGTGACTACCACACTTCTGCGTCGAAATCTAATGATTCGAGTCTggatttttaccattttttatataaacGGAGCAAAATAAAACCTCTGACAAATTACTTCGACAAAATAAACAGCAATACGACAACAAAAGAACAAAATACAATTTCTTACAAATCTAAGTCTGTCAAAAATGATCTaaacaaatttacaaattatacgTCGAGCGCAAACGTCAAAGAAGCCCTCGAACGCGAGCAAATAGAAAAATGGCTTGATGAGGATTTTTTTGATGAGGACTTCTCCAATGATTTGATATTAGATACAAATTCGGGTAATTCGCATGTTAACTCTGTAATTCGAAGTAAAAAAAGTGCATTGAGTGTCTCAAaatctgaaatgaaaaataatgaagccaGTACAGAAGTCGTTAAAAATCTGGCTGATAATGacagaaaaaatgaaaataaagacaACGGTAGTGAATCAATGCCGGAATTATCCACCCCACCAATCAAGCTGAAGAACTCGAGAGATTTAACAAGCTTGCTGTATCCCGATGATGAAATTACACAGGATACACGTAAAGTTAAAAAGCCGCGTTTATCTGGTCTTGACTTGATTGGTAGACGTAGCCACAAGCCAGTGGAAAAACAGACACTAGAAGAATTGCCAATATCGtcaaataaagtaaaaaatgattcgaaggaaattaagaaaacacagaaaaaaatttctgactTTTTTTCATAA
- the LOC124309170 gene encoding poly(ADP-ribose) glycohydrolase-like isoform X2 — translation MADTNKPISESVKISMEEDYQLSPDIFSDDNVEASNSSKVSDRSTNEPEWKGISMDEIQKGLAKYGHEQMAPIVPAPRHTVLFVLPLTGEGPPKPYRSQQKDKWCPGYVRMPHSTHSLYPNKHTTGSSGFRQRWEVIQEALLRSFASTHQLEVAILSYNEKYALRWDFSALHYFFSEVIDEDETGLFYDDILPKIVQLALQLPALVTSPIPLLKRHTNVTLSLSQLQVGSLLANALLCTFPRRNSTNPQSEYAMYPEINFNRLFGAYEKERPDRSEAVMEKMKCIFHYFRRIIAKAPDGVITIQRRYVPKENCPRWNRQDIKLPHLHITSNGTIETEGAGLLQVDFANKYIGGGVLGWGCVQEEIRFVICPELMASMLVAEALDDTEALIITGVERYSNYEGYSDTFKWTGNFNDETPRDSSGRRRTSVVAIDALLFKQSHTQFTVTNIIRELNKAYAGFSSSEIPRDKLSAIATGNWGCGAFRGDPQLKVLLQLMAAAVAGRAMVYFTFGDVELRNKVAAMYWHLIERNISIGQLFGLLCDYHTSASKSNDSSLDFYHFLYKRSKIKPLTNYFDKINSNTTTKEQNTISYKSKSVKNDLNKFTNYTSSANVKEALEREQIEKWLDEDFFDEDFSNDLILDTNSGNSHVNSVIRSKKSALSVSKSEMKNNEASTEVVKNLADNDRKNENKDNGSESMPELSTPPIKLKNSRDLTSLLYPDDEITQDTRKVKKPRLSGLDLIGRRSHKPVEKQTLEELPISSNKVKNDSKEIKKTQKKISDFFS, via the exons ATGGCAGATACTAACAAACCCATATCAGAGAGCGTGAAGATTTCTATGGAAGAAGATTATCAACTGTCCCCCGATATCTTTTCAGACGATAATGTTGAAGCGTCAAACTCCAGCAAAG TTTCAGATCGATCAACAAATGAGCCAGAATGGAAAGGAATTAGCATGGATGAGATTCAAAAAGGATTAGCAAAATATGGTCACGAGCAAATGGCTCCGATAGTTCCTGCTCCACGACACACAGTCCTTTTTGTA CTACCGCTCACCGGAGAAGGACCACCTAAGCCTTATCGTAGTCAACAAAAGGATAAATGGTGCCCAGGATACGTTAGGATGCCACACTCAACACACAGCTTATATCCAAATAAACAC ACAACTGGAAGCTCCGGTTTCAGGCAGAGATGGGAAGTAATTCAAGAGGCACTGCTTCGCAGCTTTGCATCCACTCATCAACTGGAAGTTGCCATATTAtcttataatgaaaaatatgctCTACGATGGGATTTTTCTGCTcttcattatttcttttccgAA GTCATAGATGAAGATGAAACGGGGCTTTTCTACGATGACATACTACCAAAAATAGTGCAGTTGGCACTCCAACTTCCAGCCCTAGTAACGAGCCCGATACCGCTTCTTAAGCGTCACACAAATGTCACTCTCAGCCTCAGTCAGTTACAAGTTGGCTCTTTGTTGGCTAATGCGTTGCTCTGCACTTTTCCGCGACGAAATTCAACAAATCCCCAATCTGAATATGCTATGTATCcggaaattaatttcaacag GCTGTTTGGTGcttatgaaaaagaaagaccTGACAGGTCGGAGGCTGTAATGGAGAaaatgaaatgtatttttcattattttcgaaGAATCATAGCTAAAG CCCCGGATGGTGTGATAACTATTCAACGACGATATGTCCCGAAGGAAAATTGTCCCCGATGGAATAGGCAAGATATTAAACTTCCACACCTTCATATAACAAGCAATGGCACAATCGAAACTGAAGGAGCTGGTCTTTTGCAAGTAGACTTTGCTAACAA gTATATTGGTGGTGGTGTTTTGGGGTGGGGCTGCGTCCAAGAGGAAATTAGATTTGTCATCTGTCCTGAACTAATGGCAAGCATGCTGGTTGCTGAAGCATTAGATGACACTGAGGCTCTCATAATTACCGGTGTTGAGCGTTACAGCAACTATGAAGGCTATAGCGATACTTTTAAATGGACTGGAAATTTTAATGATGAAACTCCACGAGATAGCAGTGGAAGACGACGTACTTCTGTCGTGGCTATTGATGCTTTGTTATTCAAACAGTCCCATACACAATTTACAGTTACAAACATAATTCGCGAGTTAAATAAG GCTTATGCTGGATTCAGTTCCTCTGAAATACCCAGAGACAAATTGTCCGCCATAGCTACTGGCAACTGGGGCTGTGGTGCTTTCAGAGGTGACCCGCAGCTGAAAGTGTTACTGCAGTTGATGGCAGCTGCCGTTGCAGGTCGAGCAATggtatattttacatttggTGATGTGGAGCTCAGAAATAAAGTAGCTGCCATGTATTGGCATCTGATTGAACGGAATATTAGCATTG GGCAACTGTTTGGTCTCCTCTGTGACTACCACACTTCTGCGTCGAAATCTAATGATTCGAGTCTggatttttaccattttttatataaacGGAGCAAAATAAAACCTCTGACAAATTACTTCGACAAAATAAACAGCAATACGACAACAAAAGAACAAAATACAATTTCTTACAAATCTAAGTCTGTCAAAAATGATCTaaacaaatttacaaattatacgTCGAGCGCAAACGTCAAAGAAGCCCTCGAACGCGAGCAAATAGAAAAATGGCTTGATGAGGATTTTTTTGATGAGGACTTCTCCAATGATTTGATATTAGATACAAATTCGGGTAATTCGCATGTTAACTCTGTAATTCGAAGTAAAAAAAGTGCATTGAGTGTCTCAAaatctgaaatgaaaaataatgaagccaGTACAGAAGTCGTTAAAAATCTGGCTGATAATGacagaaaaaatgaaaataaagacaACGGTAGTGAATCAATGCCGGAATTATCCACCCCACCAATCAAGCTGAAGAACTCGAGAGATTTAACAAGCTTGCTGTATCCCGATGATGAAATTACACAGGATACACGTAAAGTTAAAAAGCCGCGTTTATCTGGTCTTGACTTGATTGGTAGACGTAGCCACAAGCCAGTGGAAAAACAGACACTAGAAGAATTGCCAATATCGtcaaataaagtaaaaaatgattcgaaggaaattaagaaaacacagaaaaaaatttctgactTTTTTTCATAA
- the LOC124309170 gene encoding poly(ADP-ribose) glycohydrolase-like isoform X3, giving the protein MADTNKPISESVKISMEEDYQLSPDIFSDDNVEASNSSKDRSTNEPEWKGISMDEIQKGLAKYGHEQMAPIVPAPRHTVLFVLPLTGEGPPKPYRSQQKDKWCPGYVRMPHSTHSLYPNKHTTGSSGFRQRWEVIQEALLRSFASTHQLEVAILSYNEKYALRWDFSALHYFFSEVIDEDETGLFYDDILPKIVQLALQLPALVTSPIPLLKRHTNVTLSLSQLQVGSLLANALLCTFPRRNSTNPQSEYAMYPEINFNRLFGAYEKERPDRSEAVMEKMKCIFHYFRRIIAKAPDGVITIQRRYVPKENCPRWNRQDIKLPHLHITSNGTIETEGAGLLQVDFANKYIGGGVLGWGCVQEEIRFVICPELMASMLVAEALDDTEALIITGVERYSNYEGYSDTFKWTGNFNDETPRDSSGRRRTSVVAIDALLFKQSHTQFTVTNIIRELNKAYAGFSSSEIPRDKLSAIATGNWGCGAFRGDPQLKVLLQLMAAAVAGRAMVYFTFGDVELRNKVAAMYWHLIERNISIGQLFGLLCDYHTSASKSNDSSLDFYHFLYKRSKIKPLTNYFDKINSNTTTKEQNTISYKSKSVKNDLNKFTNYTSSANVKEALEREQIEKWLDEDFFDEDFSNDLILDTNSGNSHVNSVIRSKKSALSVSKSEMKNNEASTEVVKNLADNDRKNENKDNGSESMPELSTPPIKLKNSRDLTSLLYPDDEITQDTRKVKKPRLSGLDLIGRRSHKPVEKQTLEELPISSNKVKNDSKEIKKTQKKISDFFS; this is encoded by the exons ATGGCAGATACTAACAAACCCATATCAGAGAGCGTGAAGATTTCTATGGAAGAAGATTATCAACTGTCCCCCGATATCTTTTCAGACGATAATGTTGAAGCGTCAAACTCCAGCAAAG ATCGATCAACAAATGAGCCAGAATGGAAAGGAATTAGCATGGATGAGATTCAAAAAGGATTAGCAAAATATGGTCACGAGCAAATGGCTCCGATAGTTCCTGCTCCACGACACACAGTCCTTTTTGTA CTACCGCTCACCGGAGAAGGACCACCTAAGCCTTATCGTAGTCAACAAAAGGATAAATGGTGCCCAGGATACGTTAGGATGCCACACTCAACACACAGCTTATATCCAAATAAACAC ACAACTGGAAGCTCCGGTTTCAGGCAGAGATGGGAAGTAATTCAAGAGGCACTGCTTCGCAGCTTTGCATCCACTCATCAACTGGAAGTTGCCATATTAtcttataatgaaaaatatgctCTACGATGGGATTTTTCTGCTcttcattatttcttttccgAA GTCATAGATGAAGATGAAACGGGGCTTTTCTACGATGACATACTACCAAAAATAGTGCAGTTGGCACTCCAACTTCCAGCCCTAGTAACGAGCCCGATACCGCTTCTTAAGCGTCACACAAATGTCACTCTCAGCCTCAGTCAGTTACAAGTTGGCTCTTTGTTGGCTAATGCGTTGCTCTGCACTTTTCCGCGACGAAATTCAACAAATCCCCAATCTGAATATGCTATGTATCcggaaattaatttcaacag GCTGTTTGGTGcttatgaaaaagaaagaccTGACAGGTCGGAGGCTGTAATGGAGAaaatgaaatgtatttttcattattttcgaaGAATCATAGCTAAAG CCCCGGATGGTGTGATAACTATTCAACGACGATATGTCCCGAAGGAAAATTGTCCCCGATGGAATAGGCAAGATATTAAACTTCCACACCTTCATATAACAAGCAATGGCACAATCGAAACTGAAGGAGCTGGTCTTTTGCAAGTAGACTTTGCTAACAA gTATATTGGTGGTGGTGTTTTGGGGTGGGGCTGCGTCCAAGAGGAAATTAGATTTGTCATCTGTCCTGAACTAATGGCAAGCATGCTGGTTGCTGAAGCATTAGATGACACTGAGGCTCTCATAATTACCGGTGTTGAGCGTTACAGCAACTATGAAGGCTATAGCGATACTTTTAAATGGACTGGAAATTTTAATGATGAAACTCCACGAGATAGCAGTGGAAGACGACGTACTTCTGTCGTGGCTATTGATGCTTTGTTATTCAAACAGTCCCATACACAATTTACAGTTACAAACATAATTCGCGAGTTAAATAAG GCTTATGCTGGATTCAGTTCCTCTGAAATACCCAGAGACAAATTGTCCGCCATAGCTACTGGCAACTGGGGCTGTGGTGCTTTCAGAGGTGACCCGCAGCTGAAAGTGTTACTGCAGTTGATGGCAGCTGCCGTTGCAGGTCGAGCAATggtatattttacatttggTGATGTGGAGCTCAGAAATAAAGTAGCTGCCATGTATTGGCATCTGATTGAACGGAATATTAGCATTG GGCAACTGTTTGGTCTCCTCTGTGACTACCACACTTCTGCGTCGAAATCTAATGATTCGAGTCTggatttttaccattttttatataaacGGAGCAAAATAAAACCTCTGACAAATTACTTCGACAAAATAAACAGCAATACGACAACAAAAGAACAAAATACAATTTCTTACAAATCTAAGTCTGTCAAAAATGATCTaaacaaatttacaaattatacgTCGAGCGCAAACGTCAAAGAAGCCCTCGAACGCGAGCAAATAGAAAAATGGCTTGATGAGGATTTTTTTGATGAGGACTTCTCCAATGATTTGATATTAGATACAAATTCGGGTAATTCGCATGTTAACTCTGTAATTCGAAGTAAAAAAAGTGCATTGAGTGTCTCAAaatctgaaatgaaaaataatgaagccaGTACAGAAGTCGTTAAAAATCTGGCTGATAATGacagaaaaaatgaaaataaagacaACGGTAGTGAATCAATGCCGGAATTATCCACCCCACCAATCAAGCTGAAGAACTCGAGAGATTTAACAAGCTTGCTGTATCCCGATGATGAAATTACACAGGATACACGTAAAGTTAAAAAGCCGCGTTTATCTGGTCTTGACTTGATTGGTAGACGTAGCCACAAGCCAGTGGAAAAACAGACACTAGAAGAATTGCCAATATCGtcaaataaagtaaaaaatgattcgaaggaaattaagaaaacacagaaaaaaatttctgactTTTTTTCATAA